One genomic segment of Actinoplanes ianthinogenes includes these proteins:
- a CDS encoding beta-N-acetylhexosaminidase: MLIPRPLSIEACDGELVLDHDTTVSAPDQLGGVLAWLQQALRPATGLPLCADKSGNVLLYLSDDLGPEAYRLQVTANQVTIEGGTAAGVFYGCQALLQLLPPEIYRRSHVAGQRWAIPAVRIVDEPRFGWRGAMLDVARHFMPKHDVLRFIDLMALHRLNTLHWHLTDDQGWRLEIKRYPRLTEVGAWRRESQVGAVRTAPGDGRPHGGFYTQEDVREIVAYAAERFITVVPEIESPGHVRAALAAYPELGVTGRPVEVWTRWGISTDVLNAEESTVDFFTGVLDEVMELFPSRWIGVGGDECPRDQWRADERTGRRMAELGLTGAEQLQSWFIGRLDAHLTAAGRRLFGWDEILEGDLGPSATVASWRGMTGAVAAARRGHDVVACPDDLVYLDYRQSESPDEPIPVAIPLTLRDVYAFEPVPAQLTPEQARHVLGGQANIWTEHADSPRAVDYLAFPRLCAVAEVLWTTGERDFAEFEARLDRHLARLDALGVEYRRADGPLPWQKRPGVPGRPQTRQQRTVHIAHLVANISQT; encoded by the coding sequence TTGTTGATCCCGCGCCCGCTCTCCATCGAGGCATGCGACGGAGAGCTAGTCCTGGACCACGACACCACCGTTTCCGCTCCTGACCAGCTCGGCGGCGTCCTCGCCTGGCTGCAGCAGGCGCTGCGCCCCGCTACGGGCCTACCGCTATGTGCTGATAAATCGGGCAACGTACTTCTTTATCTGTCCGACGATCTTGGCCCCGAGGCCTACCGGCTGCAAGTCACCGCGAACCAGGTGACCATCGAAGGGGGGACCGCGGCCGGCGTCTTCTACGGCTGCCAGGCCCTGCTCCAGCTGCTGCCACCGGAGATCTACCGGCGCTCGCACGTGGCCGGGCAGCGCTGGGCGATTCCGGCCGTGCGGATCGTGGACGAGCCGCGGTTCGGCTGGCGGGGGGCGATGCTCGACGTCGCCCGGCACTTCATGCCCAAGCACGACGTGCTGCGCTTCATCGACCTGATGGCGCTGCACCGGCTCAACACGCTGCACTGGCACCTGACCGACGACCAGGGCTGGCGGCTGGAGATCAAGCGGTATCCGCGGCTCACCGAGGTCGGCGCGTGGCGACGGGAGAGCCAGGTCGGTGCGGTGCGTACCGCGCCCGGCGACGGCCGGCCGCACGGCGGGTTCTACACCCAGGAGGACGTCCGGGAGATCGTCGCCTACGCGGCGGAGCGCTTCATCACCGTGGTGCCGGAGATCGAGAGTCCGGGGCACGTGCGGGCCGCCCTGGCCGCTTACCCGGAGCTGGGGGTGACCGGACGGCCCGTCGAGGTCTGGACGCGCTGGGGCATCAGCACCGACGTGCTCAACGCCGAGGAGTCCACGGTCGACTTCTTCACCGGCGTGCTGGACGAGGTCATGGAGCTGTTCCCGTCCCGCTGGATCGGCGTCGGCGGCGACGAGTGCCCGCGCGACCAGTGGCGGGCCGACGAGCGTACCGGCCGGCGGATGGCCGAGCTCGGCCTGACCGGCGCGGAGCAGCTTCAGTCCTGGTTCATCGGGCGGCTCGACGCCCACCTGACCGCGGCCGGCCGGCGGCTGTTCGGCTGGGACGAGATCCTCGAGGGCGACCTCGGGCCGTCCGCCACCGTCGCGTCCTGGCGCGGCATGACCGGCGCGGTCGCCGCCGCCCGCCGCGGTCACGACGTGGTCGCCTGCCCCGACGACCTGGTCTACCTCGATTACCGCCAGTCCGAGTCGCCGGACGAGCCGATCCCGGTCGCCATCCCGCTGACCCTGCGCGACGTCTACGCGTTCGAGCCGGTCCCCGCCCAGCTCACCCCGGAGCAGGCCCGGCACGTGCTCGGCGGCCAGGCCAACATCTGGACCGAGCACGCCGACTCGCCGCGCGCCGTCGACTACCTCGCCTTCCCGCGCCTGTGCGCGGTGGCCGAGGTGCTCTGGACCACCGGCGAGCGGGACTTCGCCGAGTTCGAGGCCCGCCTTGACCGGCACCTGGCCCGCCTCGACGCGCTCGGGGTCGAGTACCGCCGCGCCGACGGACCGCTGCCCTGGCAGAAGCGGCCCGGCGTACCCGGCCGCCCGCAGACCCGCCAGCAGCGCACCGTGCACATCGCCCACCTCGTCGCGAACATCAGCCAGACGTGA
- a CDS encoding carbohydrate ABC transporter permease yields MPRRRRLVNTIAVLFCLVWIFPVYWMVNTAFKPRPEVMTATPHFVPEHPTLSNFVTAVTQDQFLVNLRNSVIVVACTVAFSIVLGIFAAAALSRFRFGGRRTIMVVILAVQMLPGTALLIPMFVMFNGLDLLGTYLALVLAYVATVLPFSIWVMRGFFVAIPVEIEEAAHIDGATTWGVLTRVLFPLVAPGVIATGIFSFIAAWNDYLFAYTFMQDQSRYTLPVWLASFTNPYTGTDFGGQMAASVLFSLPVIVFFLIIQRNLVAGMSAGAVKG; encoded by the coding sequence ATGCCACGCCGACGCCGGCTGGTCAACACCATCGCGGTGCTCTTCTGCCTCGTGTGGATCTTCCCGGTCTACTGGATGGTCAACACGGCGTTCAAGCCGCGCCCCGAAGTCATGACCGCCACCCCGCACTTCGTGCCTGAACACCCGACCCTGAGCAACTTCGTCACCGCGGTCACCCAGGACCAGTTCCTCGTCAACCTGCGCAACAGCGTGATCGTGGTGGCCTGCACCGTGGCCTTCTCGATCGTGCTGGGCATCTTCGCGGCCGCGGCGCTGTCCCGGTTCCGGTTCGGCGGCCGGCGCACCATCATGGTCGTCATCCTGGCCGTGCAGATGCTGCCCGGCACCGCGCTGCTGATCCCGATGTTCGTCATGTTCAACGGCCTCGACCTGCTCGGGACGTACCTGGCGCTGGTCCTGGCCTACGTCGCGACGGTGCTGCCGTTCTCGATCTGGGTGATGCGCGGGTTCTTCGTGGCCATCCCGGTGGAGATCGAGGAGGCCGCGCACATCGACGGGGCCACCACCTGGGGCGTGCTCACCCGGGTGCTGTTCCCGCTGGTCGCCCCGGGCGTCATCGCGACCGGCATCTTCTCGTTCATCGCCGCCTGGAACGACTACCTGTTCGCCTACACGTTCATGCAGGACCAGAGCCGCTACACGCTGCCGGTGTGGCTGGCCTCGTTCACCAACCCGTACACCGGCACCGACTTCGGCGGGCAGATGGCCGCCTCGGTCCTGTTCTCCCTGCCGGTCATCGTCTTCTTCCTGATCATCCAGCGCAACCTCGTCGCCGGGATGTCCGCCGGCGCCGTGAAGGGCTAG